A single region of the Gorilla gorilla gorilla isolate KB3781 chromosome 1, NHGRI_mGorGor1-v2.1_pri, whole genome shotgun sequence genome encodes:
- the TTC39A gene encoding tetratricopeptide repeat protein 39A isoform X11 has translation MAFLTTWKEAASRKSDRRTPESSLHEALDQCMTALDLFLTNQFSEALSYLKPRTKESMYHSLTYATILEMQAMMTFDPQDILLAGNMMKEAQMLCQRHRRKSSVTESFSSLVNRPTLGQFTEEEIHAEVCYAECLLQRAALTFLQDENMVSFIKGGIKVRNSYQTYKELDSLVQSSQYCKGENHPHFEGGVKLGVGAFNLTLSMLPTRILRLLEFVGFSGNKDYGLLQLEEGASGHSFRAVLCVMLLLCYHTFLTFVLGTGNVNIEEAEKLLKPYLNRYPKGAIFLFFAGRIEVIKGNIDAAIRRFEECCEAQQHWKQFHHMCYWELMWCFTYKGQWKMSYFYADLLSKENCWSKATYIYMKAAYLSMFGKEDHKPFGDDEVELFRAVPGLKLKIAGKSLPTEKFAIRKSRRYLSSNPISLPVPALEMMYIWNGYAVIGKQPKLTDGILEIITKAEEMLEKGPENEYSVDDECLVKLLKGLCLKYLGRVREAEENFRSISANEKKIKYDHYLIPNALLELALLLMEQDRNEEAIKLLESAKQNYKNYSMESRTHFRIQAATLQAKSSLENSSRSMVSSVSL, from the exons AACCAAGGAAAGCATGTACCACTCACTGACGTATGCCACCATCCTGGAGATGCAGGCCATGATGACCTTTGACCCTCAGGACATCCTGCTTGCCGGCAACATGATGAAGGAGGCACAGATGCTGTGTCAGAG gCACCGGAGGAAGTCTTCTGTAACAGAGTCCTTCAGCAGCCTGGTGAACCGCCCCACGCTGGGCCAATTCACTGAAG AGGAAATCCATGCTGAGGTCTGCTATGCAGAGTGCCTGCTGCAGCGAGCAGCCCTGACCTTCCTGCAG GACGAGAACATGGTGAGCTTCATCAAGGGCGGCATCAAAGTTCGAAACAGCTACCAGACCTACAA GGAGCTGGACAGCCTTGTTCAGTCCTCACAATACTGCAAGGGTGAGAATCACCCGCACTTTGAAGGAGGAGTGAAGCTTGGTGTAGGGGCCTTCAACCTG ACACTGTCCATGCTTCCTACTAGGATCCTGAGGCTGCTGGAGTTTGTGGGGTTTTCAGGAAACAAG GACTATGGGCTGCTGCAGCTGGAGGAGGGCGCGTCAGGGCACAGCTTCCGCGCTGTGCTCTGTGTCATGCTCCTGCTGTGCTACCACACCTTCCTCACGTTCGTGCTCG gtaCTGGGAACGTCAACATCGAGGAGGCCGAGAAGCTCTTGAAGCCCTACCTGAACCGGTACCCTAAG GGCGCCATCTTCCTGTTCTTTGCAGGGCGGATTGAAGTCATTAAAGGCAACATTGATGCA GCCATCCGGCGTTTCGAGGAGTGCTGCGAGGCCCAGCAGCACTGGAAGCAGTTCCACCATATGTGCTACTGGGAGCTGATGTGGTGCTTCACCTACAAGGGCCAGTGGAAGATGTCCTACTTCTACGCCGACCTGCTCAGCAAGGAGAACTGCTGGTCCAAG GCCACCTACATTTACATGAAGGCCGCCTACCTCAGCATGTTTGGGAAGGAGGACCACAAGCCGTTCGGGGACGACGAAGTGGAATTATTTAG AGCTGTGCCAGGCCTGAAGCTCAAGATTGCTGGGAAATCTCTACCCACAGAGAAGTTTGCCATCAGGAAGTCCCGGCGCTACCTCTCCTCCAACCCTATCTCGCTGCCAGTGCCTGCTCTG GAAATGATGTACATCTGGAACGGCTACGCTGTGATTGGGAAGCAGCCAAAACTCACGGATGGGATACTTGAGATTATCACTAAGGCTGAAGAGATGCTGGAGAAAGGCCCAG AGAACGAGTACTCAGTGGATGACGAGTGCTTGGTGAAATTGTTGAAAGGCCTGTGTCTGAAATACCTGGGCCGTGtccgggaggccgaggagaattTTAGGAGCATCTCTGCCAA TGAAAAGAAGATTAAATATGACCACTACTTGATCCCAAATGCCCTGCTGGAGCTGGCCCTGCTGCTTATGGAGCAAGACAGAAACGAAGAGGCCATCAAACTTTTGGAATCTGCCAA GCAAAACTACAAGAATTACTCCATGGAGTCAAGGACACACTTTCGAATCCAGGCAGCCACACTCCAAGCCAAGTCTTCCCTAGAGAACAGCAGCAGATCCATGGTCTCATCAGTGTCCTTGTAG
- the TTC39A gene encoding tetratricopeptide repeat protein 39A isoform X1 → MAFLTTWKEAASRKSDRRTPESSLHEALDQCMTALDLFLTNQFSEALSYLKPRTKESMYHSLTYATILEMQAMMTFDPQDILLAGNMMKEAQMLCQRHRRKSSVTESFSSLVNRPTLGQFTEEEIHAEVCYAECLLQRAALTFLQGSSHGGAVRPRALHDPSHAYSCPPGPGRQHLFLLQDENMVSFIKGGIKVRNSYQTYKELDSLVQSSQYCKGENHPHFEGGVKLGVGAFNLTLSMLPTRILRLLEFVGFSGNKDYGLLQLEEGASGHSFRAVLCVMLLLCYHTFLTFVLGTGNVNIEEAEKLLKPYLNRYPKGAIFLFFAGRIEVIKGNIDAAIRRFEECCEAQQHWKQFHHMCYWELMWCFTYKGQWKMSYFYADLLSKENCWSKATYIYMKAAYLSMFGKEDHKPFGDDEVELFRAVPGLKLKIAGKSLPTEKFAIRKSRRYLSSNPISLPVPALEMMYIWNGYAVIGKQPKLTDGILEIITKAEEMLEKGPENEYSVDDECLVKLLKGLCLKYLGRVREAEENFRSISANEKKIKYDHYLIPNALLELALLLMEQDRNEEAIKLLESANSNRRKSISGSRQPHVSDSLLNSRQNYKNYSMESRTHFRIQAATLQAKSSLENSSRSMVSSVSL, encoded by the exons AACCAAGGAAAGCATGTACCACTCACTGACGTATGCCACCATCCTGGAGATGCAGGCCATGATGACCTTTGACCCTCAGGACATCCTGCTTGCCGGCAACATGATGAAGGAGGCACAGATGCTGTGTCAGAG gCACCGGAGGAAGTCTTCTGTAACAGAGTCCTTCAGCAGCCTGGTGAACCGCCCCACGCTGGGCCAATTCACTGAAG AGGAAATCCATGCTGAGGTCTGCTATGCAGAGTGCCTGCTGCAGCGAGCAGCCCTGACCTTCCTGCAG GGTTCCTCACACGGAGGGGCAGTCAGGCCCAGAGCCTTGCATGATCCCTCTCACGCCTACAGCTGCCCACCTGGGCCAGGCCGTCAGCATCTTTTCCTCCTGCAGGACGAGAACATGGTGAGCTTCATCAAGGGCGGCATCAAAGTTCGAAACAGCTACCAGACCTACAA GGAGCTGGACAGCCTTGTTCAGTCCTCACAATACTGCAAGGGTGAGAATCACCCGCACTTTGAAGGAGGAGTGAAGCTTGGTGTAGGGGCCTTCAACCTG ACACTGTCCATGCTTCCTACTAGGATCCTGAGGCTGCTGGAGTTTGTGGGGTTTTCAGGAAACAAG GACTATGGGCTGCTGCAGCTGGAGGAGGGCGCGTCAGGGCACAGCTTCCGCGCTGTGCTCTGTGTCATGCTCCTGCTGTGCTACCACACCTTCCTCACGTTCGTGCTCG gtaCTGGGAACGTCAACATCGAGGAGGCCGAGAAGCTCTTGAAGCCCTACCTGAACCGGTACCCTAAG GGCGCCATCTTCCTGTTCTTTGCAGGGCGGATTGAAGTCATTAAAGGCAACATTGATGCA GCCATCCGGCGTTTCGAGGAGTGCTGCGAGGCCCAGCAGCACTGGAAGCAGTTCCACCATATGTGCTACTGGGAGCTGATGTGGTGCTTCACCTACAAGGGCCAGTGGAAGATGTCCTACTTCTACGCCGACCTGCTCAGCAAGGAGAACTGCTGGTCCAAG GCCACCTACATTTACATGAAGGCCGCCTACCTCAGCATGTTTGGGAAGGAGGACCACAAGCCGTTCGGGGACGACGAAGTGGAATTATTTAG AGCTGTGCCAGGCCTGAAGCTCAAGATTGCTGGGAAATCTCTACCCACAGAGAAGTTTGCCATCAGGAAGTCCCGGCGCTACCTCTCCTCCAACCCTATCTCGCTGCCAGTGCCTGCTCTG GAAATGATGTACATCTGGAACGGCTACGCTGTGATTGGGAAGCAGCCAAAACTCACGGATGGGATACTTGAGATTATCACTAAGGCTGAAGAGATGCTGGAGAAAGGCCCAG AGAACGAGTACTCAGTGGATGACGAGTGCTTGGTGAAATTGTTGAAAGGCCTGTGTCTGAAATACCTGGGCCGTGtccgggaggccgaggagaattTTAGGAGCATCTCTGCCAA TGAAAAGAAGATTAAATATGACCACTACTTGATCCCAAATGCCCTGCTGGAGCTGGCCCTGCTGCTTATGGAGCAAGACAGAAACGAAGAGGCCATCAAACTTTTGGAATCTGCCAA CTCAAACAGGAGGAAAAGCATCTCTGGGAGCAGGCAGCCTCATGTGTCTGATTCGCTGCTCAATTCCAGGCAAAACTACAAGAATTACTCCATGGAGTCAAGGACACACTTTCGAATCCAGGCAGCCACACTCCAAGCCAAGTCTTCCCTAGAGAACAGCAGCAGATCCATGGTCTCATCAGTGTCCTTGTAG
- the TTC39A gene encoding tetratricopeptide repeat protein 39A isoform X8 produces the protein MAFLTTWKEAASRKSDRRTPESSLHEALDQCMTALDLFLTNQFSEALSYLKPRTKESMYHSLTYATILEMQAMMTFDPQDILLAGNMMKEAQMLCQRHRRKSSVTESFSSLVNRPTLGQFTEEEIHAEVCYAECLLQRAALTFLQDENMVSFIKGGIKVRNSYQTYKELDSLVQSSQYCKGENHPHFEGGVKLGVGAFNLTLSMLPTRILRLLEFVGFSGNKDYGLLQLEEGASGHSFRAVLCVMLLLCYHTFLTFVLGTGNVNIEEAEKLLKPYLNRYPKGAIFLFFAGRIEVIKGNIDAAIRRFEECCEAQQHWKQFHHMCYWELMWCFTYKGQWKMSYFYADLLSKENCWSKATYIYMKAAYLSMFGKEDHKPFGDDEVELFRAVPGLKLKIAGKSLPTEKFAIRKSRRYLSSNPISLPVPALEMMYIWNGYAVIGKQPKLTDGILEIITKAEEMLEKGPENEYSVDDECLVKLLKGLCLKYLGRVREAEENFRSISANEKKIKYDHYLIPNALLELALLLMEQDRNEEAIKLLESANSNRRKSISGSRQPHVSDSLLNSRQNYKNYSMESRTHFRIQAATLQAKSSLENSSRSMVSSVSL, from the exons AACCAAGGAAAGCATGTACCACTCACTGACGTATGCCACCATCCTGGAGATGCAGGCCATGATGACCTTTGACCCTCAGGACATCCTGCTTGCCGGCAACATGATGAAGGAGGCACAGATGCTGTGTCAGAG gCACCGGAGGAAGTCTTCTGTAACAGAGTCCTTCAGCAGCCTGGTGAACCGCCCCACGCTGGGCCAATTCACTGAAG AGGAAATCCATGCTGAGGTCTGCTATGCAGAGTGCCTGCTGCAGCGAGCAGCCCTGACCTTCCTGCAG GACGAGAACATGGTGAGCTTCATCAAGGGCGGCATCAAAGTTCGAAACAGCTACCAGACCTACAA GGAGCTGGACAGCCTTGTTCAGTCCTCACAATACTGCAAGGGTGAGAATCACCCGCACTTTGAAGGAGGAGTGAAGCTTGGTGTAGGGGCCTTCAACCTG ACACTGTCCATGCTTCCTACTAGGATCCTGAGGCTGCTGGAGTTTGTGGGGTTTTCAGGAAACAAG GACTATGGGCTGCTGCAGCTGGAGGAGGGCGCGTCAGGGCACAGCTTCCGCGCTGTGCTCTGTGTCATGCTCCTGCTGTGCTACCACACCTTCCTCACGTTCGTGCTCG gtaCTGGGAACGTCAACATCGAGGAGGCCGAGAAGCTCTTGAAGCCCTACCTGAACCGGTACCCTAAG GGCGCCATCTTCCTGTTCTTTGCAGGGCGGATTGAAGTCATTAAAGGCAACATTGATGCA GCCATCCGGCGTTTCGAGGAGTGCTGCGAGGCCCAGCAGCACTGGAAGCAGTTCCACCATATGTGCTACTGGGAGCTGATGTGGTGCTTCACCTACAAGGGCCAGTGGAAGATGTCCTACTTCTACGCCGACCTGCTCAGCAAGGAGAACTGCTGGTCCAAG GCCACCTACATTTACATGAAGGCCGCCTACCTCAGCATGTTTGGGAAGGAGGACCACAAGCCGTTCGGGGACGACGAAGTGGAATTATTTAG AGCTGTGCCAGGCCTGAAGCTCAAGATTGCTGGGAAATCTCTACCCACAGAGAAGTTTGCCATCAGGAAGTCCCGGCGCTACCTCTCCTCCAACCCTATCTCGCTGCCAGTGCCTGCTCTG GAAATGATGTACATCTGGAACGGCTACGCTGTGATTGGGAAGCAGCCAAAACTCACGGATGGGATACTTGAGATTATCACTAAGGCTGAAGAGATGCTGGAGAAAGGCCCAG AGAACGAGTACTCAGTGGATGACGAGTGCTTGGTGAAATTGTTGAAAGGCCTGTGTCTGAAATACCTGGGCCGTGtccgggaggccgaggagaattTTAGGAGCATCTCTGCCAA TGAAAAGAAGATTAAATATGACCACTACTTGATCCCAAATGCCCTGCTGGAGCTGGCCCTGCTGCTTATGGAGCAAGACAGAAACGAAGAGGCCATCAAACTTTTGGAATCTGCCAA CTCAAACAGGAGGAAAAGCATCTCTGGGAGCAGGCAGCCTCATGTGTCTGATTCGCTGCTCAATTCCAGGCAAAACTACAAGAATTACTCCATGGAGTCAAGGACACACTTTCGAATCCAGGCAGCCACACTCCAAGCCAAGTCTTCCCTAGAGAACAGCAGCAGATCCATGGTCTCATCAGTGTCCTTGTAG
- the TTC39A gene encoding tetratricopeptide repeat protein 39A isoform X4: MTALDLFLTNQFSEALSYLKPRTKESMYHSLTYATILEMQAMMTFDPQDILLAGNMMKEAQMLCQRHRRKSSVTESFSSLVNRPTLGQFTEEEIHAEVCYAECLLQRAALTFLQGSSHGGAVRPRALHDPSHAYSCPPGPGRQHLFLLQDENMVSFIKGGIKVRNSYQTYKELDSLVQSSQYCKGENHPHFEGGVKLGVGAFNLTLSMLPTRILRLLEFVGFSGNKDYGLLQLEEGASGHSFRAVLCVMLLLCYHTFLTFVLGTGNVNIEEAEKLLKPYLNRYPKGAIFLFFAGRIEVIKGNIDAAIRRFEECCEAQQHWKQFHHMCYWELMWCFTYKGQWKMSYFYADLLSKENCWSKATYIYMKAAYLSMFGKEDHKPFGDDEVELFRAVPGLKLKIAGKSLPTEKFAIRKSRRYLSSNPISLPVPALEMMYIWNGYAVIGKQPKLTDGILEIITKAEEMLEKGPENEYSVDDECLVKLLKGLCLKYLGRVREAEENFRSISANEKKIKYDHYLIPNALLELALLLMEQDRNEEAIKLLESANSNRRKSISGSRQPHVSDSLLNSRQNYKNYSMESRTHFRIQAATLQAKSSLENSSRSMVSSVSL, translated from the exons AACCAAGGAAAGCATGTACCACTCACTGACGTATGCCACCATCCTGGAGATGCAGGCCATGATGACCTTTGACCCTCAGGACATCCTGCTTGCCGGCAACATGATGAAGGAGGCACAGATGCTGTGTCAGAG gCACCGGAGGAAGTCTTCTGTAACAGAGTCCTTCAGCAGCCTGGTGAACCGCCCCACGCTGGGCCAATTCACTGAAG AGGAAATCCATGCTGAGGTCTGCTATGCAGAGTGCCTGCTGCAGCGAGCAGCCCTGACCTTCCTGCAG GGTTCCTCACACGGAGGGGCAGTCAGGCCCAGAGCCTTGCATGATCCCTCTCACGCCTACAGCTGCCCACCTGGGCCAGGCCGTCAGCATCTTTTCCTCCTGCAGGACGAGAACATGGTGAGCTTCATCAAGGGCGGCATCAAAGTTCGAAACAGCTACCAGACCTACAA GGAGCTGGACAGCCTTGTTCAGTCCTCACAATACTGCAAGGGTGAGAATCACCCGCACTTTGAAGGAGGAGTGAAGCTTGGTGTAGGGGCCTTCAACCTG ACACTGTCCATGCTTCCTACTAGGATCCTGAGGCTGCTGGAGTTTGTGGGGTTTTCAGGAAACAAG GACTATGGGCTGCTGCAGCTGGAGGAGGGCGCGTCAGGGCACAGCTTCCGCGCTGTGCTCTGTGTCATGCTCCTGCTGTGCTACCACACCTTCCTCACGTTCGTGCTCG gtaCTGGGAACGTCAACATCGAGGAGGCCGAGAAGCTCTTGAAGCCCTACCTGAACCGGTACCCTAAG GGCGCCATCTTCCTGTTCTTTGCAGGGCGGATTGAAGTCATTAAAGGCAACATTGATGCA GCCATCCGGCGTTTCGAGGAGTGCTGCGAGGCCCAGCAGCACTGGAAGCAGTTCCACCATATGTGCTACTGGGAGCTGATGTGGTGCTTCACCTACAAGGGCCAGTGGAAGATGTCCTACTTCTACGCCGACCTGCTCAGCAAGGAGAACTGCTGGTCCAAG GCCACCTACATTTACATGAAGGCCGCCTACCTCAGCATGTTTGGGAAGGAGGACCACAAGCCGTTCGGGGACGACGAAGTGGAATTATTTAG AGCTGTGCCAGGCCTGAAGCTCAAGATTGCTGGGAAATCTCTACCCACAGAGAAGTTTGCCATCAGGAAGTCCCGGCGCTACCTCTCCTCCAACCCTATCTCGCTGCCAGTGCCTGCTCTG GAAATGATGTACATCTGGAACGGCTACGCTGTGATTGGGAAGCAGCCAAAACTCACGGATGGGATACTTGAGATTATCACTAAGGCTGAAGAGATGCTGGAGAAAGGCCCAG AGAACGAGTACTCAGTGGATGACGAGTGCTTGGTGAAATTGTTGAAAGGCCTGTGTCTGAAATACCTGGGCCGTGtccgggaggccgaggagaattTTAGGAGCATCTCTGCCAA TGAAAAGAAGATTAAATATGACCACTACTTGATCCCAAATGCCCTGCTGGAGCTGGCCCTGCTGCTTATGGAGCAAGACAGAAACGAAGAGGCCATCAAACTTTTGGAATCTGCCAA CTCAAACAGGAGGAAAAGCATCTCTGGGAGCAGGCAGCCTCATGTGTCTGATTCGCTGCTCAATTCCAGGCAAAACTACAAGAATTACTCCATGGAGTCAAGGACACACTTTCGAATCCAGGCAGCCACACTCCAAGCCAAGTCTTCCCTAGAGAACAGCAGCAGATCCATGGTCTCATCAGTGTCCTTGTAG
- the TTC39A gene encoding tetratricopeptide repeat protein 39A isoform X6 encodes MGQKGHKDSLYPCGGTPESSLHEALDQCMTALDLFLTNQFSEALSYLKPRTKESMYHSLTYATILEMQAMMTFDPQDILLAGNMMKEAQMLCQRHRRKSSVTESFSSLVNRPTLGQFTEEEIHAEVCYAECLLQRAALTFLQGSSHGGAVRPRALHDPSHAYSCPPGPGRQHLFLLQDENMVSFIKGGIKVRNSYQTYKELDSLVQSSQYCKGENHPHFEGGVKLGVGAFNLTLSMLPTRILRLLEFVGFSGNKDYGLLQLEEGASGHSFRAVLCVMLLLCYHTFLTFVLGTGNVNIEEAEKLLKPYLNRYPKGAIFLFFAGRIEVIKGNIDAAIRRFEECCEAQQHWKQFHHMCYWELMWCFTYKGQWKMSYFYADLLSKENCWSKATYIYMKAAYLSMFGKEDHKPFGDDEVELFRAVPGLKLKIAGKSLPTEKFAIRKSRRYLSSNPISLPVPALEMMYIWNGYAVIGKQPKLTDGILEIITKAEEMLEKGPENEYSVDDECLVKLLKGLCLKYLGRVREAEENFRSISANEKKIKYDHYLIPNALLELALLLMEQDRNEEAIKLLESAKQNYKNYSMESRTHFRIQAATLQAKSSLENSSRSMVSSVSL; translated from the exons AACCAAGGAAAGCATGTACCACTCACTGACGTATGCCACCATCCTGGAGATGCAGGCCATGATGACCTTTGACCCTCAGGACATCCTGCTTGCCGGCAACATGATGAAGGAGGCACAGATGCTGTGTCAGAG gCACCGGAGGAAGTCTTCTGTAACAGAGTCCTTCAGCAGCCTGGTGAACCGCCCCACGCTGGGCCAATTCACTGAAG AGGAAATCCATGCTGAGGTCTGCTATGCAGAGTGCCTGCTGCAGCGAGCAGCCCTGACCTTCCTGCAG GGTTCCTCACACGGAGGGGCAGTCAGGCCCAGAGCCTTGCATGATCCCTCTCACGCCTACAGCTGCCCACCTGGGCCAGGCCGTCAGCATCTTTTCCTCCTGCAGGACGAGAACATGGTGAGCTTCATCAAGGGCGGCATCAAAGTTCGAAACAGCTACCAGACCTACAA GGAGCTGGACAGCCTTGTTCAGTCCTCACAATACTGCAAGGGTGAGAATCACCCGCACTTTGAAGGAGGAGTGAAGCTTGGTGTAGGGGCCTTCAACCTG ACACTGTCCATGCTTCCTACTAGGATCCTGAGGCTGCTGGAGTTTGTGGGGTTTTCAGGAAACAAG GACTATGGGCTGCTGCAGCTGGAGGAGGGCGCGTCAGGGCACAGCTTCCGCGCTGTGCTCTGTGTCATGCTCCTGCTGTGCTACCACACCTTCCTCACGTTCGTGCTCG gtaCTGGGAACGTCAACATCGAGGAGGCCGAGAAGCTCTTGAAGCCCTACCTGAACCGGTACCCTAAG GGCGCCATCTTCCTGTTCTTTGCAGGGCGGATTGAAGTCATTAAAGGCAACATTGATGCA GCCATCCGGCGTTTCGAGGAGTGCTGCGAGGCCCAGCAGCACTGGAAGCAGTTCCACCATATGTGCTACTGGGAGCTGATGTGGTGCTTCACCTACAAGGGCCAGTGGAAGATGTCCTACTTCTACGCCGACCTGCTCAGCAAGGAGAACTGCTGGTCCAAG GCCACCTACATTTACATGAAGGCCGCCTACCTCAGCATGTTTGGGAAGGAGGACCACAAGCCGTTCGGGGACGACGAAGTGGAATTATTTAG AGCTGTGCCAGGCCTGAAGCTCAAGATTGCTGGGAAATCTCTACCCACAGAGAAGTTTGCCATCAGGAAGTCCCGGCGCTACCTCTCCTCCAACCCTATCTCGCTGCCAGTGCCTGCTCTG GAAATGATGTACATCTGGAACGGCTACGCTGTGATTGGGAAGCAGCCAAAACTCACGGATGGGATACTTGAGATTATCACTAAGGCTGAAGAGATGCTGGAGAAAGGCCCAG AGAACGAGTACTCAGTGGATGACGAGTGCTTGGTGAAATTGTTGAAAGGCCTGTGTCTGAAATACCTGGGCCGTGtccgggaggccgaggagaattTTAGGAGCATCTCTGCCAA TGAAAAGAAGATTAAATATGACCACTACTTGATCCCAAATGCCCTGCTGGAGCTGGCCCTGCTGCTTATGGAGCAAGACAGAAACGAAGAGGCCATCAAACTTTTGGAATCTGCCAA GCAAAACTACAAGAATTACTCCATGGAGTCAAGGACACACTTTCGAATCCAGGCAGCCACACTCCAAGCCAAGTCTTCCCTAGAGAACAGCAGCAGATCCATGGTCTCATCAGTGTCCTTGTAG
- the TTC39A gene encoding tetratricopeptide repeat protein 39A isoform X12 translates to MGQKGHKDSLYPCGGTPESSLHEALDQCMTALDLFLTNQFSEALSYLKPRTKESMYHSLTYATILEMQAMMTFDPQDILLAGNMMKEAQMLCQRHRRKSSVTESFSSLVNRPTLGQFTEEEIHAEVCYAECLLQRAALTFLQDENMVSFIKGGIKVRNSYQTYKELDSLVQSSQYCKGENHPHFEGGVKLGVGAFNLTLSMLPTRILRLLEFVGFSGNKDYGLLQLEEGASGHSFRAVLCVMLLLCYHTFLTFVLGTGNVNIEEAEKLLKPYLNRYPKGAIFLFFAGRIEVIKGNIDAAIRRFEECCEAQQHWKQFHHMCYWELMWCFTYKGQWKMSYFYADLLSKENCWSKATYIYMKAAYLSMFGKEDHKPFGDDEVELFRAVPGLKLKIAGKSLPTEKFAIRKSRRYLSSNPISLPVPALEMMYIWNGYAVIGKQPKLTDGILEIITKAEEMLEKGPENEYSVDDECLVKLLKGLCLKYLGRVREAEENFRSISANEKKIKYDHYLIPNALLELALLLMEQDRNEEAIKLLESAKQNYKNYSMESRTHFRIQAATLQAKSSLENSSRSMVSSVSL, encoded by the exons AACCAAGGAAAGCATGTACCACTCACTGACGTATGCCACCATCCTGGAGATGCAGGCCATGATGACCTTTGACCCTCAGGACATCCTGCTTGCCGGCAACATGATGAAGGAGGCACAGATGCTGTGTCAGAG gCACCGGAGGAAGTCTTCTGTAACAGAGTCCTTCAGCAGCCTGGTGAACCGCCCCACGCTGGGCCAATTCACTGAAG AGGAAATCCATGCTGAGGTCTGCTATGCAGAGTGCCTGCTGCAGCGAGCAGCCCTGACCTTCCTGCAG GACGAGAACATGGTGAGCTTCATCAAGGGCGGCATCAAAGTTCGAAACAGCTACCAGACCTACAA GGAGCTGGACAGCCTTGTTCAGTCCTCACAATACTGCAAGGGTGAGAATCACCCGCACTTTGAAGGAGGAGTGAAGCTTGGTGTAGGGGCCTTCAACCTG ACACTGTCCATGCTTCCTACTAGGATCCTGAGGCTGCTGGAGTTTGTGGGGTTTTCAGGAAACAAG GACTATGGGCTGCTGCAGCTGGAGGAGGGCGCGTCAGGGCACAGCTTCCGCGCTGTGCTCTGTGTCATGCTCCTGCTGTGCTACCACACCTTCCTCACGTTCGTGCTCG gtaCTGGGAACGTCAACATCGAGGAGGCCGAGAAGCTCTTGAAGCCCTACCTGAACCGGTACCCTAAG GGCGCCATCTTCCTGTTCTTTGCAGGGCGGATTGAAGTCATTAAAGGCAACATTGATGCA GCCATCCGGCGTTTCGAGGAGTGCTGCGAGGCCCAGCAGCACTGGAAGCAGTTCCACCATATGTGCTACTGGGAGCTGATGTGGTGCTTCACCTACAAGGGCCAGTGGAAGATGTCCTACTTCTACGCCGACCTGCTCAGCAAGGAGAACTGCTGGTCCAAG GCCACCTACATTTACATGAAGGCCGCCTACCTCAGCATGTTTGGGAAGGAGGACCACAAGCCGTTCGGGGACGACGAAGTGGAATTATTTAG AGCTGTGCCAGGCCTGAAGCTCAAGATTGCTGGGAAATCTCTACCCACAGAGAAGTTTGCCATCAGGAAGTCCCGGCGCTACCTCTCCTCCAACCCTATCTCGCTGCCAGTGCCTGCTCTG GAAATGATGTACATCTGGAACGGCTACGCTGTGATTGGGAAGCAGCCAAAACTCACGGATGGGATACTTGAGATTATCACTAAGGCTGAAGAGATGCTGGAGAAAGGCCCAG AGAACGAGTACTCAGTGGATGACGAGTGCTTGGTGAAATTGTTGAAAGGCCTGTGTCTGAAATACCTGGGCCGTGtccgggaggccgaggagaattTTAGGAGCATCTCTGCCAA TGAAAAGAAGATTAAATATGACCACTACTTGATCCCAAATGCCCTGCTGGAGCTGGCCCTGCTGCTTATGGAGCAAGACAGAAACGAAGAGGCCATCAAACTTTTGGAATCTGCCAA GCAAAACTACAAGAATTACTCCATGGAGTCAAGGACACACTTTCGAATCCAGGCAGCCACACTCCAAGCCAAGTCTTCCCTAGAGAACAGCAGCAGATCCATGGTCTCATCAGTGTCCTTGTAG